In the genome of Hymenobacter cellulosivorans, one region contains:
- a CDS encoding XrtX-associated membrane protein, producing MPDTAAPLASSSSYPELVVRGFTAGLLVVALFWAGMHNDLVFAVLTQTWQKIFLALGLNAAAAGPQSGVSTLVTTRSLPAVFTYSLVYTAACLGILYAALYDAARMRLVVQLYAAVFAACALLLLGGKLLGDASWAYQLGRRLIDFIVSPLPVIILVPLLRWYGTQTATTRR from the coding sequence CGGAACTGGTAGTGCGCGGCTTCACGGCCGGGCTGCTCGTAGTAGCCCTGTTCTGGGCGGGCATGCACAACGACCTCGTTTTTGCGGTGCTAACCCAAACCTGGCAGAAAATCTTTCTCGCGCTGGGCCTCAATGCCGCGGCGGCCGGCCCGCAGAGCGGCGTCAGCACGCTGGTAACCACGCGTAGCCTGCCGGCCGTCTTTACGTACTCCCTGGTCTACACGGCCGCCTGCCTCGGGATACTCTACGCTGCTCTCTACGACGCGGCCCGCATGCGGCTGGTAGTGCAACTCTACGCCGCCGTATTTGCGGCCTGTGCCCTACTGCTGCTCGGGGGCAAGCTGCTGGGCGATGCCAGCTGGGCCTACCAGCTAGGCCGCCGCCTTATCGACTTTATTGTCTCGCCCTTGCCCGTTATCATTCTGGTGCCTCTGTTGCGCTGGTACGGCACTCAAACGGCCACTACACGCCGCTAA